One genomic region from bacterium encodes:
- a CDS encoding sulfatase-like hydrolase/transferase produces MCYRTLVVAKRASQFMICVSLTALVISCSTPASDSRKNAYRLTQDLAYAEIRNDEGSIAFSVGLRNSPRLKLTTHAEGSSPLPSDNRVTVESDYPSFLKREFTVKDPEIDLSEFKDRIARITFFTSGNIKKEFFRMNPEIEIEQIQSPVSPTAELESFRVRHGQDSVMIFVFDALNPSHLGCYGYPKNTSPVMDSLADSGIVWERAFAPAPYTLASTGSLLVGLFPLIHGVIGDGDKLPEQFKTMAEVFFDSGYETSMFLATPNATKVFGYT; encoded by the coding sequence ATGTGTTACAGGACACTAGTTGTGGCAAAGCGAGCTTCGCAATTCATGATCTGCGTTTCGTTGACTGCGCTGGTTATCTCCTGCTCCACACCTGCTTCAGACAGCCGGAAAAACGCTTATCGCCTGACTCAGGATCTTGCTTATGCGGAAATAAGAAACGATGAAGGAAGCATCGCATTCTCTGTTGGTCTCCGGAATAGTCCCCGGCTAAAGCTCACAACGCATGCCGAAGGAAGTTCGCCGCTTCCTTCGGACAATCGAGTGACAGTAGAATCCGATTATCCATCTTTTTTGAAGCGCGAGTTTACTGTAAAAGACCCTGAAATCGACCTGTCAGAATTTAAGGATCGGATTGCGCGGATCACATTCTTCACGAGCGGAAATATCAAAAAAGAATTCTTCAGGATGAATCCGGAGATCGAGATCGAGCAGATTCAATCACCTGTGTCTCCAACAGCCGAACTGGAATCGTTTCGGGTTAGACATGGACAGGATAGCGTGATGATTTTTGTTTTTGACGCATTGAATCCTTCCCATCTTGGATGTTACGGTTATCCTAAAAATACCAGTCCTGTGATGGACTCGCTTGCTGATTCAGGGATCGTATGGGAAAGAGCCTTTGCTCCGGCGCCCTATACACTTGCGTCTACAGGAAGCCTGCTCGTGGGCCTTTTTCCTTTGATTCACGGCGTGATCGGAGATGGCGACAAATTACCCGAACAATTCAAGACGATGGCTGAAGTTTTTTTTGATTCAGGGTATGAGACATCAATGTTCTTAGCGACACCCAATGCCACGAAAGTGTTCGGCTACAC